The following are encoded together in the Citrobacter arsenatis genome:
- the pqiA gene encoding membrane integrity-associated transporter subunit PqiA, whose protein sequence is MCEHHHAAKHILCSQCDMLVALPRLEHGQKAACPRCGTTLTVEWDAPRQRPTAYVLAALFMLLLSNLFPFVNMNVAGVSSEVTLLEIPSVLFSEDYASLGTFFLLFVQLVPAFCLLTILLLVNRVEMPGRLKARLARVLFQLKSWGMAEIFLAGVLVSFVKLMAYGDIGVGSSFIPWCFFCVLQLRAFQCVDRRWLWDDIAPMPVIKQALTPGVPGIRQGLRSCSCCTAILPADERVCPRCQTKGYVRRKNSLQWTLALLFTSIMLYLPANILPIMITDLLGSKLPSTILEGVVLIWSEGSYPVAAVIFIASIMVPTLKMIAIAWLCWDAKGHGKRDSERMHLIYEVVEFVGRWSMIDVFVIAVLSALVRMGGLMNIYPAMGALMFALVVIMTMFSAMTFDPRLSWDREPEPGHEES, encoded by the coding sequence ATGTGCGAACATCACCATGCCGCGAAGCATATTTTGTGTTCGCAGTGTGACATGCTGGTGGCGTTACCTCGCCTTGAGCATGGTCAGAAAGCGGCATGTCCACGATGTGGCACTACGTTAACGGTTGAGTGGGACGCGCCACGGCAGCGTCCTACCGCCTATGTGTTAGCAGCATTATTCATGCTGCTTCTCTCAAACCTCTTCCCCTTTGTGAATATGAACGTCGCAGGGGTGAGCAGCGAAGTCACGTTGCTGGAGATCCCAAGCGTTCTCTTTTCGGAAGATTACGCCAGTCTCGGCACCTTCTTTTTATTATTCGTACAACTGGTTCCCGCATTTTGCCTGCTGACTATTCTGCTGCTGGTAAACCGGGTGGAGATGCCCGGCAGACTTAAGGCACGGCTTGCACGTGTTTTGTTCCAGTTAAAAAGCTGGGGGATGGCAGAAATCTTTCTCGCCGGCGTGCTGGTCAGCTTCGTTAAGCTTATGGCTTACGGCGATATCGGCGTGGGCAGCAGCTTTATTCCGTGGTGCTTCTTTTGCGTTTTGCAGTTGCGTGCGTTCCAGTGCGTTGACCGTCGCTGGCTGTGGGATGATATTGCGCCAATGCCGGTGATTAAGCAGGCCTTAACTCCAGGCGTGCCTGGCATAAGGCAGGGACTGCGTTCATGTTCCTGCTGCACTGCTATTCTTCCCGCTGATGAACGAGTATGCCCGCGCTGTCAGACGAAAGGTTATGTGCGGCGTAAAAACAGTCTGCAATGGACGTTGGCATTACTGTTTACGTCGATCATGCTTTATCTGCCAGCCAATATTCTGCCGATTATGATTACCGATCTGCTCGGGTCAAAGCTGCCGTCAACGATACTTGAGGGGGTGGTTTTAATCTGGAGCGAAGGCTCTTATCCGGTGGCTGCGGTTATCTTTATCGCCAGTATTATGGTGCCGACGTTGAAAATGATCGCCATTGCCTGGCTATGCTGGGACGCCAAAGGGCACGGCAAACGCGACAGCGAACGTATGCACCTGATTTACGAAGTTGTGGAATTTGTCGGTCGCTGGTCAATGATCGACGTCTTTGTGATTGCGGTACTCTCTGCGCTGGTGCGCATGGGAGGGTTAATGAACATTTATCCTGCAATGGGTGCTTTGATGTTTGCTTTAGTCGTCATTATGACAATGTTTTCTGCGATGACATTTGATCCGCGTCTGTCGTGGGACCGTGAACCAGAACCAGGCCATGAGGAGTCCTGA
- a CDS encoding ABC transporter ATP-binding protein — protein sequence MSLISMHGAWLSFSDAPLLDNAELHIEDNERVCLVGRNGAGKSTLMKILNREQGLDDGRIIYEQDLVVARLQQDPPRNVEGSVYDFVAEGIEEQAEYLKRYHDISRLVMTDPSDRNLNEMARVQEMLDHHNLWQLESRINEVLAQLGLDPNAALSSLSGGWLRKAALGRALVSNPRVLLLDEPTNHLDIETIDWLEGFLKTFNGTIIFISHDRSFIRNMATRIVDLDRGKLVTYPGNYDQYLLDKEEALRVEDLQNAEFDRKLAQEEVWIRQGIKARRTRNEGRVRALKAMRRERGERREVMGTAKMQVEEASRSGKIVFEMENVDYQVDGKQLVKDFSAQVQRSDKIALIGPNGCGKTTLLKLMLGQLQADSGRIHVGTKLEVAYFDQHRAELDPDKTVMDNLAEGKQEVMVNGKPRHVLGYLQDFLFHPKRAMTPVRALSGGERNRLLLARLFLKPSNLLILDEPTNDLDVETLELLEELIDSYQGTVLLVSHDRQFVDNTVTECWIFEGGGKIGRYVGGYHDARSQQAQYVAFKQPATKKTEEAVAPKAEIVKRSTSKLSYKLQRELEQLPALLEELEAKLEALQAQVADSAFFSQPHEQTQQVLANLNEAEQELEQAFERWEYLESLKNGA from the coding sequence ATGTCATTGATCAGTATGCATGGTGCATGGCTGTCGTTCAGCGATGCGCCACTTCTTGATAATGCAGAACTGCATATCGAAGATAACGAACGCGTCTGTCTGGTTGGCCGTAATGGCGCAGGCAAGTCGACGCTGATGAAGATCCTGAATCGTGAGCAGGGTCTTGACGACGGACGTATTATTTATGAGCAGGACCTGGTTGTGGCGCGTCTGCAGCAGGATCCTCCGCGTAATGTCGAGGGCAGCGTCTATGACTTCGTTGCCGAAGGTATTGAGGAACAGGCCGAGTATCTCAAGCGTTATCATGATATTTCGCGTCTGGTGATGACCGACCCGAGCGACAGAAATCTGAATGAGATGGCGCGGGTTCAGGAAATGCTCGATCACCACAATCTGTGGCAGCTCGAAAGTCGCATTAATGAAGTGCTGGCGCAGTTGGGACTGGATCCTAACGCCGCGCTTTCTTCGCTTTCAGGCGGTTGGTTGCGTAAGGCGGCGCTGGGTCGCGCATTAGTGAGCAACCCGCGCGTACTGCTGCTGGATGAACCAACAAACCACCTGGATATCGAAACCATCGACTGGCTGGAAGGGTTCCTGAAAACCTTCAATGGGACAATCATTTTCATTTCCCACGACCGTTCATTTATCCGCAATATGGCGACGCGCATTGTCGATCTTGATCGCGGCAAGCTGGTGACCTATCCGGGGAACTACGATCAGTATCTGCTGGATAAAGAGGAAGCGTTGCGGGTAGAAGATCTCCAAAACGCGGAGTTTGATCGCAAGCTGGCCCAGGAAGAAGTCTGGATCCGTCAGGGTATCAAAGCGCGCCGTACCCGTAACGAAGGCCGCGTGCGTGCGCTGAAAGCCATGCGTCGCGAGCGAGGCGAACGTCGCGAAGTAATGGGCACAGCGAAGATGCAGGTCGAAGAGGCGAGCCGCTCCGGCAAGATTGTCTTCGAGATGGAAAATGTTGATTACCAGGTTGATGGAAAGCAACTGGTAAAAGATTTCTCCGCGCAGGTGCAGCGTAGTGACAAGATTGCCCTAATCGGACCTAACGGCTGCGGCAAAACCACGCTGCTGAAGCTGATGTTAGGTCAGCTTCAGGCTGACAGTGGACGCATCCACGTCGGAACCAAGCTGGAAGTGGCGTATTTCGATCAACACCGCGCCGAGCTGGATCCGGATAAAACCGTGATGGACAACCTTGCTGAAGGTAAGCAAGAGGTGATGGTTAACGGCAAACCCCGCCACGTGCTGGGCTATCTGCAGGACTTCCTGTTCCATCCGAAACGCGCGATGACGCCAGTACGTGCGCTCTCCGGCGGGGAACGAAATCGCCTGCTGCTGGCACGACTTTTTCTAAAACCCAGCAATCTTTTGATTCTCGATGAACCAACGAACGATCTGGACGTCGAAACGCTGGAACTGCTTGAAGAGTTGATTGATAGCTATCAGGGTACCGTGCTGCTGGTCAGCCACGACCGTCAGTTTGTGGATAATACTGTTACCGAATGCTGGATCTTCGAAGGCGGCGGCAAAATTGGTCGTTATGTCGGCGGTTATCATGACGCGCGCAGCCAGCAAGCGCAGTATGTGGCGTTTAAACAACCGGCCACGAAAAAAACAGAGGAAGCCGTTGCTCCTAAAGCAGAAATTGTCAAACGCAGCACGAGCAAACTAAGCTATAAACTGCAGCGCGAACTGGAACAGCTCCCCGCGCTACTTGAAGAACTGGAAGCTAAACTGGAAGCATTACAAGCCCAGGTCGCTGACTCCGCTTTTTTCAGTCAGCCGCACGAGCAAACGCAACAGGTATTAGCTAATCTGAACGAAGCGGAACAAGAACTTGAGCAAGCCTTTGAGCGCTGGGAGTATCTTGAGTCTTTGAAGAATGGCGCATAA